A segment of the Macrobrachium rosenbergii isolate ZJJX-2024 chromosome 40, ASM4041242v1, whole genome shotgun sequence genome:
AGTAATTTCTTTGGAAGAACACTTGCCAAGTTCATATGGTGTAGGTAATTTATAACCATCACTACCTTTTTCAAATTCAGCAACCAAGGGACATCACTGCTGTATGGACAGTAGTTAAGTTTTTACAAAGTCAAGCCAAAAGTGCAAAGACACTGAATTTGGTATTTAACTCATAAGTTCATTTCTGTGTAAAGCAATATCATGTCGTTTCTTTTGTATTTAGGCTTTTCATCCTATCCTTATGTCTGCTGTTGGATCTCAAGCACTTTTATATCACTGCTGAGGTAAATCATTCTTCATGTTAAAAGCTACGTAAGTTTGTCGTTGAAAGATAGCGGCCCTTCTGTGATACATTAGTTAGATATATCCTAACAGAATACAGTATTAGGTCAGGATAAGGCTAGGTTTGCTAATGTATGCAGTGTTTTTACTTTAGTAATTTCCTAGAATTATTACAGAATATGGACTGCAAACTGGTAATCAAATTAAAAGAAGCTgcagattttaatgaaaaattacacggtaaatataaaataattcacaCTTATCAAAGCATCAGCTACAAAATCATGTAAAATGTTATGTACAAgactaaatattataattataagttTACCAAATTACCCGGATGCTGTTGAATATGCTACTAAGAATGCTTCAAAAAAAGATAACACTATGCACACCATGGGTATTTTGATTAGGCCAAAGTATTTAACAGTTCAAAAGCCAAAAGTCAGTTATGTAAACAATTTCCATCAAAGAAGCTGATTACTATGCATGAAAGTCCAGCATGTATTCTCTATCAGTGATTCTCACATTCCTTTCATATGCATGACTCCAGCTCTTTGCAGTCATGAACAACTTGTGGTAATTACGTCCAGTAGGACTTATGCAGTTTTGATGAGGTAAATGTTTGACCCTGTTCAGGATCATTCACTGTTCAAGAGCTACATTAGTGTTGGGATTAGCTGGACATTTTTCTTGGCAAAGAGTTTCTTTAGTCTTTTCACTGTGTCCGCATGTGGTGGTTCGGTCACAGAAGTATAAATAGCCTTTCAGTGGTAGGCATGGTTTCTGGTATTTTACTTCTTGCTGGTGAAAGTTTTACCAATGCACAGTTCTAAATGCCCAAGCAGTTGTTTTCTGTTATCCAGCAAAACTTGAGACTCTGATCGTATCCTTTGTTCCCTCAGATCACATCCTAACCACTATCTATAAAGCAGGTACTTATAAGAATCTCTTTCCAATTCTTATTACAAGCTAGAGTTCACCCTTAAGTTGTATGGTATTTTTGTTTGGCAGCTGAAACACAGAAATTGGAAGTTTTGTTGTGCCATGTGATAGATTTGaattttttctcaacatttttctACGTGTCATTTTATTACCATAAAGTTCATTGTAGTTTATGAGTTGTGATTTACCCTAGTTCTTTTCACAAATATGCTTATACTGTACATCATCAATAAATAGGCATTCTGAACTACCTTAAACTATTACCATTAATAAGTACCTGTGGcaaatttgctctttttttacATATCTCAGAGCAGTAGAGgattgtaaagataatgacacacttttcttgaataaattactTGCAATGGCTTGTTTTATGTTCAGTCTAAATGATTTTTGCTGATTATAGATGAAAGCATTCCTTCATGCTGTCTCATCAACATTATATTCAAATTAGAAGTATTGTGTTATAATTCCTTTAACTTCTATGCAGGAAGATGGATTTTACATTGAAGTTGGTGCATCAGAAGGTGAATTTTTGAGCAACACCTTATTTTTTGAGAGAAGACTTGGATGGAGAGGACTCCTAATAGAACCACTACCAGAAATTTACAAGTTGCTTcagaggaaaaacagaaaagcGTATATTATCAATGCTGCTCTTTCAACCACCCCCCATGCTTCTTATGTTACTTTTGAGTGAGTAATTCTTCACAAGTAAGAAGTATTGCTAATGGCTGCGGTATTTATGGTAAAGTATTCCTTACAACTGCTCACCCACACAAACTAAGACTTTGTTTAACAATGTCTAATAAGGAATGGACTCAGCAGCTTTTTGACTTGGCTTGTATTATGGAAGTTGCTGGTCAGTAACATGACCATTACTAAGACTGGTCAAGTGTAGTCATTGTAGGTACATACTGCAAACCTAACAAAATTcaaacatatatggaaatatctaTGAGGGAACAGAATCtagtgaaaaaatattatttaaatagaAGACGTACCTGCTTTTAAATAGgagttaaaaatgcaaaatactgGTCTGAAAAAATACCTTTCAATACATCCAGAAACTGATGGTGTCAATCCATGATAGTAAGGGCACTAAGGGCATGTAAACGCTACTTTGTTCTTGATATGTGCTAAATTGACACGACTTTTCAGAATCCATAAACATAACTAAAAGAtactatataaaaagataaagaaaaacaaatgtagtCCTAACTCTTTGATACTATCTACATGAATTTGGATTGCAATAATTTCTGAGCTCTAATCTTAATATCTCATTCCATCTCAGCCTTTTTTCCTCCAGCCCTTTCTAAACATAGTTCTTTCATAGCATGCTTTGACAAGTCTTATTCCTCGCCTTCTCTCATTGTAATACATCCCCTTTCccttttatgttgtttttgtaatacattttcTCATTCTCATGGACTCGTTTCTTCCATTATCATGTTTGTACATAAGGGTTTTCTGTTCTGCTTATGAGTGACTAGTTCTTCAACTGCTTTCttctaatcattttatttttcttgttggtCCTGAAGCACTTCCATTTTTTATCTTCCTGAAGGTTCTCTTAACCCCTTGAGATTTACCTATCTCCCTCTGTTAGTCTGTCTGTCAACATGATGCTTTAACGTCATGAACTAACACATTAACGGGCTGCTTCAGGAGCAAGAATCcatgctggtataaggccagctcaGTCTAACAACAGTAAATTGTGTCACTATCCCTGGGCTTTTTGAACAACCTTGGGTTGTTTTGGCTCTTAAAGCCAGACCCACTACATGTAGCGATGTTCAGACTTctgcatatataaatttgttatacTGTCCagtcataaatacagtatattcgtTTCATCCATATGTTCTCTCATGTTTAtgtaaggaagtttttttttaactttttttaatctaCTTTTACATTTCATAACATTTAAATCTTAATTTACATGAGATATCTGCCTCTCAACCTCACAAGTTTGACTGGGCCAGCAGCAGGAAGGGGAGGCAGTTATGCCAGTGAGGAGATTTGTCCCTGCGAGCCCACTGTTATCACTGCCAATTAATCTTTTTGATGATATCTTTTAGCATGTGCAGTGCAGTACTTGAATTTTGATTAGCTTCCATATGCTTCAACTTAATCGGCTTGTGATCGTGAGTGCATTGTATGCACAGTTCCAGAATTTTCATACAACACTTTGATGATGAAGACATTATGCAAAAATCCAAGTAATATCCCAGTGAGAATACTGTACATTCTACTTTAGGTCATTTAAAAGTAAGGTTAATTTACCCTACTTTTACTTAAGTGTTCACATAAGAGGCacttttattgtgtgtatatggtgGCAGCTGTtcagaaaatttgtaaaaaaatgttaatgaaaagaaAGGAGATGGACTTCCGAAGTAACTAGTACTGTACCTTTGCTTCTAACCTTAGTTTTTTTCTTATGCTAAGGCTCTCGGTATTGGgcactaaaacttttttttactttacaggcCTACAGTGGGCTTGGGAACAAGTAGTCACCTGAGTGACAAAGGCATCATTTTGAAGGGTATTCCCCTGTACTCTATTCTTCGAGCCTTGGATGTCGAAGTCGTTGACTTCATGTCTTTGGATATTGAgtcatttgaggttaaagttagtatATTTGTCAGTGCAGTGAATTACTCAACTGtggaaataataattcaaagcCCTGGATACTAAATGTCACAAGTACAGAATGGCAGTGTAGACATTATATAAGTTTTTGAAAGTGATATGCATTaccaaaattataattaatgaagACTTAAGTTTCACACGGTTAGGCAGTGACCTCGTAAGTGCTAAACTTCACTCTAAATTGTAATATTATTCATACTATAGTGTCCTGTTTTTCTTACAGATACTAAAGACGATTCCCTGGGACAAAGTGACCTTCCGATTAATGTGTATCGAAGTTACTCATATCCCGGAAGGGATTAATTATTTAACAGAATATCTTACGGATAAGGGATACAAGTTTCTGGGTTTAGGACATGCTGATGCATGGTATGGTTGGCCAGACTTGCTCCCAAGAAACACACCCCTGGCGCCACCTTGAATAACTCTGATCATCAAGAAGCAAGTCAGGCTTTTACATGAAGGCTTTTCAGTTAACGTAAGTAAAACTATTGAGTAATGCCTGTTCATTGATCATATTGATTAGGCAAAAGGCTATGGTGTATTAAATATCAAATCATTAGTTATGATTCGtggtttacagtatttttttttcactagtttTATGGAATGCAGTAATGATTCAACAGTCTGAATTATTAGTGTCAGTTGTCTTATTTAGAAACTTGCAAATACTTGGGTGTCAAGCATACTGTTATCAGGTGAGGTTACAACTAAGTCAGCATTGAGAGTAAATTGTTGTTCATTTATGTGTATGGCCAGGAAAGTAAAGGCAGTGACAGGTTATGAAACAATTTAAATTGTATCATATGCCAGTTTCCAATATTTACATCCATGTGATGAGTTCCACCTCCgtccttaatttttgttttcacatttattatgtgCAAATAATGATGAAAGCTAATAGTAATTCCTGCTGATGGGTCCATTTGCACAAATGCTGTTGGTGTCTCTTCTGAAGTGGTAAAGTATAGATCACCATGACACCTGTCAGAACATCCACAGCCATATTCCTGTGCATCCTTTCTGATGCCCATAACTACGgtattgattttattgattttcagtcACTTTCATATTCCACTCCTCCAACCCTGAAACATTTCAAAAACATCTTCCTCTAAATTATGCTGTTGCTTATGCCACAACATTCTGCGTGTAGTACCTCCCAGTAGTCTCTTCTGCACTCTCTAACATCCTTCACTAATGTGATAATGAACTAGGTCTGGTTCCTTGATGGACACTAACTCTCTTCGGAATGCCTGCCACTGTATGGGTAACTAGCGTAATTATATTTGCCAGTACAGTACCTTTGCCATAAAGCCTAAACGGTTTTTGAATTTTAACTCGTTTTTTTGCATAACTTTCTCCTACATTATCACAGTATACTCAGGCAATCGTACTcttctataattttcatcttgAAGACCCTTACCcagtatttttgtatgtacagtaacTTTTTATCTGTATGGtgggaaaataatttgaaaattaaaacatgtTTGCATTACTAATCAATATTTCAATGTTGCAAAGATGAACTGTTAATGTCTTATTCACACTACTGTTCATTGCAGGCTGCAAGAAATTACAAATGTCCCAAGACATGTGCCATTGTAAAGGTTCTTTCATCTTTATCATGGAAATAAAGCTCGGAATAGTACAAAAAAACtgattatcaataaatattttatttaacatagTTTGTAACTTTAGGACGGAACTAATTACAGAAATAACTATCACAGCAACTGCAAACAAATGACTTAAAAATTACAGCCACTTGATATTTTGCTCTGTCTTTTTGTAACATGAAATGTACTGAACTTACCAAATTGTGCACATTACCttttaattgtacatttattaagTTTACAAATTATGATTTAGAaacatttttgttgtattgtgcATGAATGACATTTACAAAGTAAAGCTTTATTTGAATTATCCAATAATTAACTTAAAATCTTTTCAGTGCACAACATGGAAAAAggttagtacaaaaaaaaaaaaaaaaaaaaaaaaaaatgactagaaTGTTTCAGACTGCTCACAATAAG
Coding sequences within it:
- the LOC136826188 gene encoding protein Star-like, encoding MYVLGLRRNVIFLLVMSILLNFYFVSKNSTIKADENSTKGTDSLHNCFIPEYDLEGAAQDDPRLIGYIRRELLQPPSPHPYNIYHPEMVHYSQYNQSEFANKTLNGMEDGFYIEVGASEGEFLSNTLFFERRLGWRGLLIEPLPEIYKLLQRKNRKAYIINAALSTTPHASYVTFEPTVGLGTSSHLSDKGIILKGIPLYSILRALDVEVVDFMSLDIESFEVKILKTIPWDKVTFRLMCIEVTHIPEGINYLTEYLTDKGYKFLGLGHADAWYGWPDLLPRNTPLAPP